The nucleotide window TGCTTCCAGATTAAAGCAGGAGAGCACAGGAAATCGGCGCAGGCCTCTTCCTGGGAGAACAGTTCAGCGGGCAACCTGACGGCTTTCCAGCATGGGGCGCTCGCTGCGCGGCGGCCGCTTGAGGCCGAGACGGATTTCGGCAGGGTTGATGTCAAGCTCGGCGATGGTGCGGCTCAGCGTGTTGCGGTGCATGCCAAGCTCCTTGGCCGCCTTGCACTGGTTGCCCTTGTGATGTGCGAGGACCTCGATGAGGAAGCGCCGCTTGAATTCGCGCACGGCTTCGTCATAGGTAATACCCCCGGCATGCATCTGTGTCACAAGGTTTTCCAGTTCACGCTTCACATTCAACCTCTTTCTTTCGCCTTGCAGGGCGCTGATCGCCCTGGTGCGCTTCATCATTCCAACCCACTCACGCTGTTCTGTGAGTGTGCAACCTGCTGCCTTTTCTGCAAAGGCAAAACTTGCGCCGTAGACCTGATCCTAAGCCGAAGGCCGAATCCAGGACGGCTGCGCATGGCGGAGAATCGTCACCCCTTGGCGAATGCGCTCGCCGAACTCCGTGGGCGTCACGATCGATGCCTGGTGGGCCGCGCTCAGGAAATACGGAATGAGACGCGACTCACGAAACCACGTGGCCTGAGGCAGGAACGCGGCAACCGCCAGCACCGCAACCGTAATCAGAGCGCACCCTTTCACCAATCCAAAGACTGCGCCGACCAGCCGGTCTGCCCAGCCCAATCCTACCGAATGCACTGACCAGCGGATGAGGCGGCCGATGAGTCCAGCGGCAATCATCACCCCCAGGGCAATGGCCAGAAAACTGAGAGCCTGATCGGCTACGGCGTTGTTGATCCAGCGCCCGAACCAGGGAACCAGCTTCTGATAATTCCAGCTCGCGAGGAGCAATCCCAGAATCACACCCGCGAGCGAGAAGACTTCAAGAAAAAAACCCTTCTTGGCTGCCGACAGGATCGAAACAACAAGGATAACGACAATGACCCAGTCGATCAGCGCCATGAACATCCCGTTTTAAAGAGAAAGTGACTTGCCGGTAAGCAGCCGGTAGGCCTCGAGATACTTCTCCTGCGTACGCTTGACCACATCCTCCGGCAGCGACGGCGCAGGGGCCTGCTTGTTCCAGCGGATGCTCTCGAGATAGTCGCGTACGAACTGCTTGTCGAACGAAGGCTGCGCGCCGCCCGGCTTGTACTGGTCCTGCGGCCAGAAACGCGAGGAGTCCGGCGTGAGCACTTCGTCCGCCAGGATAATACCTTCCGCGGTGGTGCCGAACTCGAACTTGGTGTCGGCCAGGATGAGGCCGCGCTCTTCCGCGTAAGCCGAAGCCTTGGTGTAGATCGCGAGCGTGAGGCTGCGCAGCTTCTCGGACTTGGCCGCGCCCACGCGCGCCACCATCTCGTCGAAGCTGATGTTGATATCGTGCTCGCCGTCCAGGCTCTTGGTCGCGGGAGTGAAGATCGGCTCGGGTAACCGGTCGCTCTCGCGCAGGCCGGCAGGCAGCGGAATGCCGCAGACGGCGCCGGTGGCCTGGTAGTCCTTCCAGCCGGAGCCGGAGAGGTAGCCGCGGACCACGCACTCGACCGGGAACATCTGCGCCCGCTTCACCAGCATGGAGCGGCCTCCGAGCTCCGCGGCAAAGGGCTGAAGCTCGGCCGGATACTGCTTCACATCGGCGGTGATGAGGTGATTCGGAACGACATCCTTGAGGAAGTCGAACCAGAAGAGCGAGAGCTGCGTGAGCACCTTGCCCTTGCCCGGGATGCCGGTGCCGAGGACGTGATCGAAAGCGGAGATGCGATCGGTGGCGACAAGTAGAAGATGCTCGCCAACGGCATAAAGATCGCGCACCTTTCCGCGCGCGTGAAGGACGAGATCGGCAAACTCGGTTTCGATAAGAGCGGGCAACGGGAGAGCCTTCCTGGTTGGGACTGACGATGAGACTGAACTTCGATTTTCAGTCGCAGGAAGAGCTTTGTCAACGC belongs to Silvibacterium dinghuense and includes:
- a CDS encoding phosphoribosylaminoimidazolesuccinocarboxamide synthase: MPALIETEFADLVLHARGKVRDLYAVGEHLLLVATDRISAFDHVLGTGIPGKGKVLTQLSLFWFDFLKDVVPNHLITADVKQYPAELQPFAAELGGRSMLVKRAQMFPVECVVRGYLSGSGWKDYQATGAVCGIPLPAGLRESDRLPEPIFTPATKSLDGEHDINISFDEMVARVGAAKSEKLRSLTLAIYTKASAYAEERGLILADTKFEFGTTAEGIILADEVLTPDSSRFWPQDQYKPGGAQPSFDKQFVRDYLESIRWNKQAPAPSLPEDVVKRTQEKYLEAYRLLTGKSLSL
- a CDS encoding helix-turn-helix domain-containing protein; protein product: MKRELENLVTQMHAGGITYDEAVREFKRRFLIEVLAHHKGNQCKAAKELGMHRNTLSRTIAELDINPAEIRLGLKRPPRSERPMLESRQVAR
- a CDS encoding CvpA family protein — translated: MALIDWVIVVILVVSILSAAKKGFFLEVFSLAGVILGLLLASWNYQKLVPWFGRWINNAVADQALSFLAIALGVMIAAGLIGRLIRWSVHSVGLGWADRLVGAVFGLVKGCALITVAVLAVAAFLPQATWFRESRLIPYFLSAAHQASIVTPTEFGERIRQGVTILRHAQPSWIRPSA